The following proteins are co-located in the Colletotrichum lupini chromosome 4, complete sequence genome:
- a CDS encoding DNase1 protein produces the protein MQFNLLTLLGSAALVAANTVTFKSLDDVSRTVHFTPNSGLASVDSVEVPAGGEVKVNIPTSWIGNWYSVSEGSENVAGMLGEVAFNGWNGLTYFDVSAIVNPNDHNGVKKMWPASGDEPISGCDWWPCNNAYYLPDDVQTKVTSETDLICTLGNNGVTSRRDIDDHHESPNYKRDFVISN, from the coding sequence ATGCAGTTCAACCTTCTCACCCTCCTCGGCTCGGCCGCTCTCGTTGCCGCCAACACCGTCACCTTCAAGTCTCTCGACGACGTTTCCCGCACCGTCCACTTCACCCCCAACTCTGGTCTCGCCTCTGTTGACTCCGTCGAGGTCCCCGCCGGCGGCGAGGTCAAGGTCAACATCCCCACCTCCTGGATCGGCAACTGGTACTCCGTCTCTGAGGGCTCCGAGAACGTCGCCGGTATGCTCGGCGAGGTTGCCTTCAACGGCTGGAACGGCCTGACCTACTTTGATGTCTCCGCCATTGTCAACCCCAACGACCACAACGGCGTCAAGAAGATGTGGCCCGCCAGCGGCGATGAGCCCATCTCCGGCTGCGACTGGTGGCCCTGCAACAACGCCTACTACCTCCCTGACGATGTCCAGACCAAGGTCACCTCCGAGACCGACCTCATCTGCACCCTGGGCAACAACGGCGTCACCTCTCGCCGCGACATTGACGACCACCACGAGTCCCCCAACTACAAGCGTGACTTTGTCATCAGCAACTAA
- a CDS encoding tetratricopeptide has protein sequence MSLNENELSQLRESLQDAVVKCSERAAELLNAIPEPSNDADPAVTDTQHIPTVFTVNADPEEALLEAKEINKYLLAKTLFDSREFDRCAAVFLPDSILSGVLSSNADGPPGASKGKSKSKTRGDAETTRTAGGSSTELPRLSQKSLFLALYAKFMSGEKRKDEDSEMVMGPQDLGNIVNKQLNAVSRFLSNWFDERTTDDGDILGSQGWLEYLYGMVLAKEKNEDKAMDYFVRSVHLYPMNWGCWLEMTQLISRIDDLSRIAEHLPQNILSFIWHLYTSLELYQATPELANSLDSLLGIFPNSSFLLTCNAMLSYHSKDLVAAEQHFSRLLSLHPHRLESLDHYSNILYVMNLRPKLAFLAHLCSSIDKFRPESCVVVGNYYSLLSMHEKAVQYFRRALTLDRTCLSAWTLMGHEYVELKNTHAAIESYRRAVDVNRRDYRAWYGLGQTYEMLEMHTYSLWYYKKAAGLRPWDGKMWLAVGSCLQKMGRDQDGIKALKRALLADAYYDVGSSFGSGGDLLNGRGATGHLDPELLFQIASMYDQLGEEEESKAYMELCLAQEGGEAADNVLNDSIAIHNDSPGASDDEGNGDGRKEGGNEGTGVTASTSKARMWLAKHAMRTADYKTANRLGTELTQDGFEVEEAKALVREARVRIRNAELGISP, from the exons ATGTCACTGAACGAGAATGAGCTGTCGCAGCTCCGCGAGTCTCTGCAGGATGCTGTCGTCAAGTGCTCCGAGCG GGCCGCAGAGCTTCTCAACGCCATACCCGAGCCTTCGAACGACGCCGACCCTGCCGTTACTGATACCCAGCACATCCCGACGGTCTTCACCGTGAACGCTGACCCCGAGGAAGCCCTCCTCGAGGCCAAAGAGATCAACAAATACCTGCTGGCCAAGACCCTCTTCGACTCAAGGGAGTTTGACCGCTGCGCCGCCGTCTTCCTACCCGATTCTATACTATCCGGTGTTCTGAGCTCCAATGCAGATGGACCGCCGGGGGCGTCCAAGGGGAAGTCAAAGTCAAAGACGAGAGGGGACGCCGAGACGACGAGAACAgccggcggcagcagcaCTGAGCTGCCCCGGCTCAGTCAGAAGAGCTTGTTCCTTGCCTTGTACGCAAAGTTCATGTCCGGGGAGAAGCGTAAAGACGAGGATTCGGAGATGGTCATGGGACCTCAGGACCTAGGCAACATCGTCAATAAGCAGTTGAATGCTGTCAGCCGGTTCCTCAGCAACTGGTTCGACGAGCGGACGACGGATGACGGGGATATCCTCGGCAGCCAGGGTTGGCTGGAATACCT ATACGGCATGGTTCTCGCAAAGGAGAAGAACGAGGACAAGGCGATGGATTACTTTGTGCGAAGCGTCCACCTGTACCCTATGAACTGGGGCTGCTGGCTGGAAATGACCCAACTCATCTCCCGGATAGACGAT TTGAGTCGGATTGCCGAGCACCTCCCGCAAAACATATTGTCCTTCATCTGGCACCTCTACACCTCGCTCGAGCTCTACCAGGCTACACCCGAACTCGCCAACTCGTTGGACTCACTACTCGGAATCTTCCCAAACTCATCCTTTCTTCTCACATGCAACGCCATGCTGTCATATCATTCAAAAGACCTCGTTGCCGCTGAACAACATTTCAGTCGATTGCTGTCACTCCACCCCCACCGACTAGAGTCACTAGATCACTACTCCAACATTCTTTACGTCATGAATCTGAGGCCAAAACTTGCGTTCCTTGCGCACCTCTGCTCGAGCATCGACAAGTTCCGGCCAGAGTCTTGTGTAGTGGTGGGCAACTACTACTCACTATTATCTATGCACGAAAAGGCAGTGCAGTATTTCCGGCGAGCGTTGACTCTTGACCGAACATGCCTGTCAGCATGGACACTAATGGGTCACGAGTACGTGGAGCTGAAGAATACCCACGCCGCAATAGAATCGTATCGACGCGCCGTCGATGTCAATCGCCGGGACTACCGAGCCTGGTACGGCCTTGGCCAGACGTACGAAATGTTGGAAATGCACACCTACAGTCTATGGTACTATAAAAAGGCAGCCGGGCTTAGGCCCTGGGATGGAAAGATGTGGCTCGCCGTTGGATCGTGTCTGCAGAAGATGGGGCGCGACCAGGATGGTATCAAGGCGCTGAAGAGAGCTCTGCTGGCAGACGCATACTACGACGTTGGAAGCAGCTTCGGAAGCGGAGGGGATTTGCTCAACGGCCGTGGCGCGACAGGTCATCTGGACCCGGAGCTGCTCTTCCAGATTGCGAGCATGTACGACCAGCTCGGCGAAGAGGAGGAATCAAAAGCCTACATGGAACTTTGTCTCGCTCAAGAGGGCGGGGAAGCCGCGGACAATGTCTTGAACGATTCGATCGCCATACACAACGACTCGCCAGGCGCATCTGACGACGAGGGTAACGGTGATGGTCGCAAGGAGGGCGGGAACGAGGGAACTGGTGTCACGGCGTCGACGAGCAAAGCGCGAATGTGGCTCGCGAAGCATGCCATGCGGACGGCGGACTACAAGACGGCCAATCGACTGGGGACTGAATTGACACAAGATGGCTTCGAAGTTGAGGAGGCCAAGGCTTTGGTAAGAGAGGCTCGGGTACGCATTAGGAATGCGGAATTAGGCATCAGTCCCTGA
- a CDS encoding farnesyl pyrophosphate synthase, which produces MAKKTTLTEFESVFPKLEEVLLEHAEKYKLPKEELACFPVRQSLEINTLGGKCNRGMSVPDSVSLLLDKPLSEEEYFQAATLGWLTELLQAFFLVSDDIMDSSITRRGKPCWYRHEGVGMVAINDAFMLEAAIYTLLKKFFREHASYVDLLELFHEVTFQTELGQLCDLLTAPEEKVNLDNFSMEKYRFIVVYKTAYYSFHLPVALALHCLNIATPKNLKQAEDILIPLGEYFQIQDDYLDNFGLPEHIGKIGTDIMDNKCSWLVNQALAIATPEQRKILEDNYGQKDKAKEAVIKKLFDDMELKRRFEEFEEKRAGEIKDMINNIDESEGLKKGIFEIFLAKIYKRSK; this is translated from the exons ATGGCCAAGAAGACTACCCTCACCGAGTTCGAGTCGGTCTTCCCCAAGCTCGAGGAGGTTCTCCTCGAGCATGCGGAAAAGTACAAGCTTCCCAAGGAGGAGCTGGCGTG CTTTCCTGTGCGCCAGAGTCTTGAAATCAACACCCTCGGCGGAAAATGCAACCGCGGCATGTCGGTCCCCGACTCCGTCTCCCTCCTCCTCGACAAACCTCTCTCCGAGGAAGAGTACTTCCAAGCCGCCACCCTCGGCTGGTTGACGGAGCTCCTCCAGGCCTTCTTCCTCGTCTCGGACGACATCATGGACAGCTCCATCACCCGCCGCGGCAAGCCCTGCTGGTACCGCCACGAGGGCGTCGGCATGGTCGCCATCAACGACGCCTTCATGCTCGAGGCCGCCATCTACACCCTCCTCAAGAAGTTCTTCCGCGAGCACGCCTCCTACGTCGACCTCCTTGAGCTCTTCCACGAGGTCACCTTCCAGACCGAGCTCGGCCAGCTCTGCGACCTCCTCACCGCCCCCGAGGAAAAGGTCAACCTCGACAACTTCTCCATGGAAAAGTACCGCTTCATCGTCGTCTACAAGACGGCCTACTACTCCTTCCACCTCCCCGTCGCCCTCGCCCTCCACTGCCTCAACATCGCCACCCCCAAGAACCTCAAGCAGGCAGAGGATATCCTCATCCCCCTCGGCGAGTACTTCCAGATCCAGGACGACTACCTCGACAACTTTGGCCTGCCCGAGCACATTGGTAAGATCGGCACCGACATCATGGACAACAAGTGCAGCTGGCTCGTCAACCAGGCCCTCGCCATCGCCACCCCCGAGCAGCGCAAGATCCTCGAGGACAACTACGGCCAAAAGGACAAGGCCAAGGAGGCCGTCATCAAGAAGCTCTTTGACGACATGGAACTCAAGCGCCGCTTCGAGGAGTTCGAGGAGAAGCGCGCCGGCGAGATCAAGGACATGATCAACAACATTGACGAGAGCGAGGGCCTCAAGAAGGGCATCTTTGAAATCTTCTTGGCCAAGATCTACAAGCGCTCCAAATAA